The following coding sequences are from one Deltaproteobacteria bacterium HGW-Deltaproteobacteria-4 window:
- a CDS encoding Cro/Cl family transcriptional regulator, whose protein sequence is MQFNIGAKIKKLRKARKLTLQDVARETGFSPALISQIENNNVSPPIATLSKIARFFDVKIGTFFDDEEEDRKFEVVRKAERRVVSRVISKSGSGHGYTYEALSFRKRNKKMEPFMLTVNERPEEETLYNHDGEEFLLILQGKAEILLENERLILEEGDAIYFDSSLRHRMLCVEGEELKVLAVVTR, encoded by the coding sequence ATGCAGTTCAATATCGGTGCGAAGATCAAGAAGTTACGCAAGGCCCGGAAACTGACGTTGCAGGATGTCGCCCGCGAAACCGGCTTCTCTCCCGCCTTGATCTCGCAGATCGAGAACAACAATGTTTCCCCCCCCATTGCCACCCTCTCGAAGATTGCCCGTTTCTTCGATGTGAAGATCGGTACCTTTTTTGACGATGAAGAAGAAGATCGCAAGTTCGAAGTGGTGCGCAAAGCGGAACGGCGGGTCGTCAGTCGGGTCATCTCCAAATCGGGGAGTGGACACGGCTATACCTATGAAGCTCTTTCTTTTCGCAAGCGCAACAAAAAGATGGAACCGTTCATGCTCACCGTCAATGAGCGTCCGGAAGAAGAGACCCTGTATAATCATGACGGCGAAGAATTCCTTCTGATTCTGCAGGGGAAAGCGGAAATCCTTCTCGAAAATGAGCGCTTGATCCTTGAAGAGGGGGATGCGATCTATTTTGATTCCTCCCTGCGCCACCGCATGCTCTGCGTCGAAGGTGAAGAATTAAAAGTCCTGGCCGTCGTCACCCGTTAA
- a CDS encoding biotin carboxylase has translation MFHASENYTNNPLIHRDRRLGKSTSEWVRSFACEDLKPLIVCRGPIRKEAMDVYTEMGISHFGILLSEKDSIVYPNALAPELRQLTDSSRVHRVPDYSGASKEERVERINQIISIAHDNNYDSIFAGYGFMAEDEEFVAAIEAAGLKFIGPCARTQARAGKKDEAKRTALSVNVSVTPGINNVTARTLIKKYPTRENLVDLVKANGLTCDKALLADSNLPLETLADHILMASYAKGIDLYSIDELCAQVQQEVAELFRKHPRSRFRIKAIGGGGGKGQRILGGSLLAAKNADEKMILKAAAEAPTLVREVLNEVKANGVGDNKNVLVELNIEQTRHNEIQLLGNGEWCVSLGGRDCSLQMHEQKLLEVSVTQEGLLAAIAKAKAAGKKAEVAALESDLNVLKKMEEESARFGLAVGLDSASTFECIVDRDRHYFMEVNTRIQVEHRVTELCYSLKFTNPKDKNDFFVVESLVEAMALLARHKERLPKPERFVRYNASVEARLNATDDSLSPHAGGMIRYWSKPINGEVRDDQGICLVNPDTGIFVKYKVAGAYDSNIALLLTKGEDRLESYQALSDVLCSTTLRGSALATNLNFHYGLVSWFLGRNVMAKPTTRFVVPYLTLVGTLKEEANKLDPIYAFLQMKKHYDKLIAERFADQPEVAAKERKNMSALLDRKGTLITRPIERLLADPHLLSGWLSVNTKNFRFENGKVIWLRNPLGVLSETYEFLHMAQRPHKPAAEIIWGHDNDLLQQSIRFYRTLRENLGLGRDEYFKLSELLASDTPHGEFDATTWEQIRSAHFGYEAGMELLGMLFMIGEKTKFWEMRVEEDLEVTIPDYLFDLDLQARMKKILVPPPATKADEIVAVCGGMYYGQEAPGMPPFVTEGMHFEQGDPLYIIEVMKMFNKVYAPFSGTIDKIVMQGSDGTIVSKGQPLFKITPDEKFVEIDQKEVDRERRSRTGEYLTAILD, from the coding sequence ATGTTTCACGCTTCTGAAAATTATACCAATAATCCTCTGATCCATCGCGATCGCCGACTCGGGAAGTCGACCTCCGAGTGGGTTCGTTCCTTTGCATGTGAAGATCTCAAGCCGCTCATCGTCTGCCGCGGCCCAATCCGCAAAGAGGCGATGGATGTCTACACCGAGATGGGGATCAGCCACTTCGGCATCCTCCTCTCCGAAAAGGATTCCATCGTTTATCCAAATGCTCTGGCCCCGGAACTGCGCCAGCTTACCGATTCGAGCCGCGTCCACCGTGTTCCCGATTATTCCGGAGCGAGCAAGGAAGAGCGTGTCGAGCGTATCAACCAGATCATCAGCATCGCCCATGATAACAACTACGATTCGATCTTTGCCGGCTACGGCTTCATGGCCGAAGATGAGGAGTTCGTGGCGGCGATCGAAGCGGCCGGACTGAAGTTTATCGGCCCCTGCGCCCGAACCCAGGCCCGCGCCGGCAAGAAGGACGAAGCGAAACGCACCGCTCTCTCCGTCAATGTCAGCGTCACCCCGGGCATCAACAATGTCACGGCCCGGACTCTGATCAAGAAGTATCCGACCCGCGAAAATCTGGTCGATCTCGTCAAGGCCAACGGTCTCACCTGCGACAAAGCCCTCCTCGCCGACAGCAATCTCCCGCTGGAAACTCTGGCGGATCATATCCTTATGGCCTCCTACGCCAAAGGGATTGATCTCTACAGCATCGATGAACTCTGTGCTCAGGTACAGCAAGAGGTGGCCGAGCTGTTCCGTAAACATCCGCGCAGCCGCTTCCGCATCAAGGCAATCGGCGGTGGTGGTGGTAAGGGTCAGCGTATCCTTGGCGGCTCGCTCCTCGCGGCCAAGAATGCCGACGAAAAGATGATCCTCAAGGCGGCGGCGGAAGCGCCGACGCTGGTGCGCGAAGTCCTCAACGAAGTCAAGGCGAACGGGGTCGGCGACAACAAGAACGTCCTCGTCGAGCTCAATATCGAACAGACTCGCCACAACGAAATTCAGCTGCTCGGCAACGGCGAATGGTGTGTCTCCCTCGGCGGACGCGACTGCTCGCTGCAGATGCATGAACAGAAACTCCTTGAAGTCTCGGTGACGCAGGAAGGTCTGCTGGCCGCGATTGCCAAGGCCAAGGCTGCCGGCAAGAAAGCGGAAGTCGCAGCGCTGGAGAGTGATCTCAACGTCCTCAAGAAGATGGAGGAGGAATCGGCCCGTTTCGGTCTGGCGGTTGGCCTCGATTCGGCTTCGACTTTTGAATGTATCGTTGACCGCGACCGTCACTACTTCATGGAAGTCAATACCCGTATCCAGGTTGAACATCGCGTCACCGAGCTTTGCTACAGCCTGAAATTTACCAATCCAAAAGACAAAAATGACTTCTTTGTCGTCGAGTCCCTGGTTGAGGCGATGGCACTGTTGGCCCGCCACAAAGAGCGCCTCCCCAAGCCGGAGCGTTTTGTCCGCTATAATGCTTCGGTCGAAGCCCGTCTCAATGCGACCGACGATTCTTTGTCGCCGCACGCCGGCGGGATGATCCGTTACTGGTCGAAGCCGATCAACGGCGAGGTCCGTGATGACCAGGGGATCTGTCTGGTCAACCCGGATACCGGCATCTTCGTGAAATATAAAGTCGCCGGCGCTTACGATTCGAACATCGCCCTGTTGCTGACCAAGGGAGAAGATCGTCTGGAGAGTTATCAGGCTCTCTCGGATGTCCTTTGCAGCACGACGCTGCGTGGCAGCGCCCTGGCGACCAATCTTAACTTCCACTACGGTCTGGTCAGCTGGTTCCTCGGCCGTAACGTCATGGCCAAGCCGACGACGCGTTTTGTCGTCCCTTACCTGACTCTGGTCGGTACCCTCAAAGAGGAAGCGAATAAACTCGATCCGATCTACGCCTTCCTGCAGATGAAGAAGCATTACGACAAGCTGATTGCAGAGCGTTTTGCCGATCAACCTGAGGTTGCCGCCAAAGAGCGCAAGAATATGTCGGCTCTTCTCGATCGTAAGGGGACGCTGATCACCCGCCCGATCGAGCGCCTTCTCGCTGACCCGCATCTCCTTTCCGGTTGGCTGAGTGTTAACACCAAGAACTTCCGCTTTGAAAACGGCAAAGTCATCTGGTTACGTAATCCACTCGGGGTGCTAAGCGAGACTTATGAGTTCCTGCACATGGCGCAGCGCCCTCATAAACCGGCGGCCGAGATCATCTGGGGGCATGATAATGACCTCCTCCAGCAATCGATCCGTTTTTACCGGACGCTGCGCGAGAATCTTGGGCTCGGCCGCGATGAATACTTTAAACTCAGCGAGTTGCTGGCCAGTGATACGCCGCACGGCGAATTCGATGCAACGACCTGGGAGCAGATCCGTTCGGCCCACTTCGGCTACGAAGCCGGTATGGAACTCCTCGGCATGCTCTTTATGATCGGCGAGAAGACCAAGTTCTGGGAGATGCGCGTCGAAGAAGATCTCGAAGTGACTATCCCTGACTACCTCTTCGATCTTGATCTTCAGGCGCGGATGAAGAAGATTCTTGTTCCGCCGCCGGCGACCAAGGCCGACGAAATTGTTGCGGTCTGTGGCGGCATGTACTATGGACAGGAAGCGCCGGGAATGCCCCCCTTTGTCACCGAAGGGATGCACTTCGAGCAGGGCGATCCCCTTTATATTATCGAAGTCATGAAGATGTTCAATAAGGTCTATGCCCCCTTCTCCGGGACTATCGACAAGATTGTCATGCAGGGGAGCGATGGCACGATAGTCAGTAAGGGGCAGCCGCTCTTCAAGATTACCCCGGACGAGAAGTTCGTTGAAATCGATCAGAAAGAGGTCGATCGCGAACGGCGCAGCCGCACCGGTGAATATTTGACGGCGATTCTCGACTGA
- a CDS encoding acetyl-CoA carboxylase carboxyltransferase subunit has protein sequence MSKQAIKPSLKNPFDPPEKVEFNIPGEISRAAGGYEEAMKQGYDLIQRPIKSVSIEQIEKQHFKKRMTVWERISVLTEKEPNILFQNWGKNLDGASLVTGILNIRGRDVALYGHDFTVRAGSIDATNGRKLALLFQMAGEKGIPVIGMNDSAGAFVPAGVGGLDGYAEAFTALRKISGVVPSIMCMFGFNAGGGSYLPRQGSFVIQPNDTFFGLTGPGVVKSVLGEDVTPEELGGPNVHGQSGVADLTVEDEVDALRTAIQLLSYLPDNNRVMAPFQATSDPLDRKTWEINTLLKKAFNSPTGFNTPFDVSILIQQICDHGDYFEMQRDRARNVVTAFGRLGGNVVGFVANNSAVASGQIDIDAAYKIARFNRFCNIYNIPMIFMEDTTGFLPGKDQETRGIIQAGRAMLDSIVDIRTPRILLILRNAYGGAYASYNNYPTGADLVLALPTTRLAVMGPAGKEFVYKDEVRKMRSSGAERLKQGIAERVAAGMDAGAARNEAEKETAEWLKVRDIELNQRYEKELMNPKEALSLGSISSLVMPTDLRKVLGENLNFFLRHYQPSAMQAVQREFH, from the coding sequence ATGTCGAAACAAGCGATTAAACCGTCCCTGAAGAACCCGTTTGATCCGCCCGAGAAGGTTGAATTTAATATCCCCGGTGAAATATCCCGGGCAGCCGGCGGCTATGAAGAGGCGATGAAGCAAGGTTACGACCTGATTCAGCGTCCGATCAAATCAGTGAGTATCGAGCAGATTGAAAAGCAGCACTTTAAAAAGCGCATGACCGTTTGGGAGCGGATCAGCGTCCTCACCGAGAAGGAGCCGAATATTCTTTTCCAGAACTGGGGAAAGAATCTCGACGGCGCCTCACTGGTCACCGGCATCCTCAATATTCGCGGTCGCGATGTGGCTCTTTATGGCCATGACTTCACCGTGCGCGCCGGCTCCATCGACGCTACCAACGGTCGCAAGCTTGCCCTTCTCTTCCAGATGGCCGGGGAGAAGGGGATTCCGGTCATCGGTATGAACGATTCCGCCGGCGCCTTTGTCCCGGCCGGGGTCGGCGGTCTTGACGGTTATGCCGAGGCCTTCACTGCCCTGCGCAAGATCAGTGGCGTCGTCCCCTCGATCATGTGCATGTTCGGCTTCAATGCCGGTGGGGGCTCTTATCTGCCGCGTCAGGGGTCATTCGTCATCCAGCCGAATGACACCTTTTTCGGTCTGACCGGGCCGGGCGTGGTCAAGTCGGTCCTCGGCGAAGATGTCACCCCGGAAGAGCTCGGTGGCCCCAACGTCCATGGCCAGTCCGGCGTTGCCGACCTGACCGTTGAGGATGAAGTCGATGCCCTGCGCACTGCCATTCAGCTCCTCTCTTATCTCCCCGACAACAACCGGGTCATGGCCCCCTTCCAGGCAACCAGTGATCCCCTTGATCGTAAAACCTGGGAGATCAACACCCTGCTCAAGAAAGCCTTCAATTCACCGACCGGCTTCAATACCCCCTTTGATGTCTCGATCCTCATTCAGCAGATCTGCGACCATGGCGATTACTTCGAAATGCAGCGCGACCGCGCCCGCAACGTCGTCACCGCCTTTGGTCGCCTTGGCGGCAACGTCGTCGGCTTCGTCGCCAACAACAGCGCCGTTGCTTCCGGTCAGATCGACATCGATGCTGCCTACAAGATTGCCCGTTTCAACCGGTTCTGCAATATCTACAATATTCCGATGATCTTCATGGAGGACACCACCGGCTTCCTTCCCGGCAAAGATCAGGAGACCCGCGGCATCATTCAGGCCGGTCGAGCCATGCTCGACTCCATCGTCGACATCCGCACCCCGCGTATCCTGCTGATTCTCCGTAACGCTTACGGCGGCGCATATGCTTCCTACAACAACTACCCGACCGGCGCCGATCTCGTCCTCGCCCTGCCGACCACCCGCCTCGCGGTCATGGGTCCGGCCGGCAAGGAGTTCGTCTACAAGGATGAAGTCCGCAAGATGCGCAGCTCCGGTGCCGAACGTCTCAAGCAGGGGATTGCCGAGCGCGTTGCTGCCGGCATGGACGCCGGCGCAGCCCGCAACGAAGCTGAGAAAGAGACGGCGGAGTGGCTTAAGGTCCGTGATATCGAACTCAATCAGCGCTATGAAAAAGAGTTGATGAATCCCAAGGAGGCTCTCAGTCTCGGCTCGATCTCTTCCCTCGTCATGCCCACCGATCTGCGTAAGGTGCTGGGAGAAAATCTCAACTTCTTCCTCCGCCACTATCAGCCCTCGGCGATGCAAGCGGTTCAGCGCGAGTTCCATTGA
- the mqnB gene encoding futalosine hydrolase produces MKTTPLRPTIAILAAVPLETELIRSYWGPWKISNLGGFHLYKRKSAGMTLELLHSGVGKANAAAAATLLALHQPQALLVIGCGGALPGSGLQVGDLALASSEIFGDEGVMTPLGFQDLEAMHLPLLSVSSPPLYNTCPVDPDWQQRAGEKLPPFAAVAGISLVTGPFVTVSTCSGTTAGGEILARRSGGICENMEGAAAALVCARHNIPFCEVRGISNLVEDRNLERWDLVGAAGIAQQALIALLSTEPGQVSA; encoded by the coding sequence ATGAAAACAACTCCGTTACGACCCACTATTGCCATCCTCGCGGCTGTCCCTCTGGAAACGGAACTGATCCGCTCCTACTGGGGGCCATGGAAGATCTCCAATCTGGGCGGATTCCATCTTTACAAACGCAAGTCTGCGGGGATGACGCTCGAACTTTTGCACAGCGGCGTCGGCAAAGCCAACGCTGCGGCCGCCGCCACCCTATTAGCCTTGCATCAACCGCAAGCATTGCTGGTGATCGGCTGCGGCGGCGCCCTTCCCGGCAGCGGGTTGCAGGTTGGCGACCTCGCTCTCGCCAGCAGTGAAATCTTTGGCGACGAAGGGGTAATGACACCGCTCGGTTTTCAGGATCTCGAAGCAATGCACCTCCCCCTTCTCAGCGTCTCATCCCCTCCCCTGTACAATACCTGCCCCGTCGACCCGGACTGGCAGCAACGCGCTGGAGAGAAATTGCCCCCCTTTGCTGCGGTCGCAGGAATTTCTCTGGTGACCGGCCCCTTTGTCACGGTCTCGACCTGTTCGGGGACCACCGCCGGCGGCGAGATTCTCGCCCGTCGCAGCGGCGGCATCTGCGAAAACATGGAAGGGGCTGCGGCCGCCCTGGTCTGTGCCCGCCACAATATCCCCTTTTGTGAAGTGCGCGGCATCTCCAACCTTGTCGAAGATCGCAACCTTGAGCGTTGGGATCTCGTCGGCGCCGCCGGGATTGCCCAACAAGCCCTCATTGCCCTTTTGAGTACCGAACCCGGTCAGGTCTCCGCATGA
- a CDS encoding 1,4-dihydroxy-6-naphthoate synthase, with translation MNSSALRLGYSPCPNDTFIFYALTHGRIPLHGFSIREELADVETLNRRALARELDLTKISYHAFGHLRNEYALLRSGGALGRGCGPLVVARQATSLERLRGKLIAIPGELTTANLLLQLRGSGYERLQILPFDKIVAAVASGSVEAGLIIHESRFTFAEHGLVAVEDLGAWWEELTGLPIPLGGILARRSLGREIIEEVESAILASVRYAFDHPEETRPYIRSHAQELDDAVIQQHIDLYVNHFSLDLGEEGLAAVHELLHRAAAAGIIPPSSLPLGPL, from the coding sequence ATGAACTCTTCGGCCCTGCGTCTCGGCTATTCGCCCTGCCCCAACGATACCTTCATCTTTTATGCACTGACGCATGGCCGCATCCCCCTGCACGGCTTCAGCATCCGCGAAGAACTTGCCGATGTCGAGACCCTCAACCGCCGCGCCTTGGCACGGGAGCTTGATCTGACCAAAATTTCCTACCACGCCTTTGGTCACCTGCGCAACGAGTATGCCCTGCTGCGCAGTGGCGGCGCCCTCGGACGCGGTTGCGGTCCGCTGGTTGTCGCCCGCCAGGCGACGAGCCTGGAGCGTTTGCGCGGGAAACTGATCGCCATCCCCGGCGAATTGACGACGGCGAATCTGCTGCTGCAGCTGCGCGGCTCCGGCTATGAGCGACTACAGATCCTCCCCTTTGATAAAATTGTCGCGGCGGTAGCCAGCGGCAGCGTCGAGGCCGGCTTGATCATCCACGAATCGCGCTTCACCTTTGCGGAACATGGCCTGGTCGCCGTCGAAGATCTCGGTGCCTGGTGGGAAGAGCTCACCGGCTTACCGATCCCCCTGGGCGGGATACTCGCCCGGCGCTCCCTCGGGCGCGAAATTATCGAAGAGGTGGAGAGTGCCATCCTTGCCAGCGTCCGCTATGCCTTCGACCATCCTGAGGAAACACGGCCCTACATTCGCTCCCATGCTCAGGAACTGGATGACGCGGTCATCCAGCAGCACATCGATCTTTATGTGAATCATTTTTCCCTCGATCTTGGCGAGGAAGGTTTGGCCGCGGTCCATGAACTTTTACACCGCGCCGCTGCAGCGGGGATCATTCCCCCCTCCTCCCTCCCCCTCGGCCCCCTGTAA
- a CDS encoding phasin superfamily protein — MITLFEKTAMMGMGALSLSQKKAEELLNELKERIGCSEEEGRALLEKLKAQAEEQKNLLTKAAEEEVQKACDRLGLVRREEFERLAARLDALEKREASQDPAC, encoded by the coding sequence ATGATTACTCTTTTTGAAAAGACGGCGATGATGGGCATGGGGGCACTCTCCCTCAGCCAGAAGAAGGCGGAGGAACTGCTCAATGAACTGAAGGAACGGATCGGCTGCAGCGAAGAAGAAGGACGGGCCCTGCTGGAAAAGTTGAAGGCGCAGGCCGAAGAGCAAAAGAATCTGCTCACTAAAGCAGCCGAAGAAGAAGTACAAAAGGCCTGTGACCGTCTGGGTCTGGTCCGGCGCGAAGAGTTTGAGCGCCTGGCAGCGCGGCTTGATGCTCTGGAAAAGCGGGAGGCATCACAAGACCCGGCATGCTGA
- a CDS encoding ubiquinone biosynthesis protein UbiB, which translates to MLNVFGFNRNLRNLKRTRTIFAVLAKYGLGHLLDALHVSDYLLAAKIILGRRRGQEIERLSTQVRLRLAMEELGPTFIKLGQLLSTRPDLIPADYADELGKLQDQVTPIPFAPLGAQIESALQQPLNALYAFINETPLAAGSIAQVHRARLHSGEEVVIKVRRPDIEAIIETDLDILAGLAAMIEKHDPTLAHYELSGVVRELRRVLRNEINLTHEGQIIKRFATYFAKDRTVRLPRVYAELTAETVLTLEYIDGIKVSDRDALIEKGHSPKQIARNGAVFFLKQVLDFGIFHGDPHPGNFFILEGGIICMFDFGMVGHLSEDVRDYLVDLLLAVLGRDPDRIVSLLSCSGDLPDEVNLPNLRHDLAFFIDNYYDIPLHEINTGRLLDEFFGILSLYRIRFSPDLMLLAKALVTIEGIGRKLDPDFNMIVHLKPFMEKIVRKKVSPAYIGKEASRVLMSFATLFKNLPRDLQAFINRLNHNRFKIELEHRGLDRLINDLDRSSNRISFSLLIAALIIGSSLIMQTEKGPLLFGFPALGFIGYSIAGFLGLWLAIAILRSGRL; encoded by the coding sequence ATGCTGAATGTTTTCGGCTTCAACCGCAACCTGCGCAACCTGAAACGCACCCGCACCATCTTTGCGGTCCTGGCGAAGTACGGACTCGGCCATCTCCTTGATGCCCTGCATGTCAGCGATTATCTGCTCGCCGCCAAGATCATACTCGGGCGCCGCCGCGGCCAGGAGATTGAGCGGCTCAGTACCCAGGTGCGTTTACGCCTGGCGATGGAGGAACTCGGCCCGACCTTTATCAAGCTGGGCCAACTCCTTTCGACCCGCCCGGATCTGATCCCCGCTGATTATGCCGACGAGCTCGGCAAACTGCAGGACCAGGTGACACCGATCCCCTTTGCGCCCCTTGGTGCGCAGATCGAAAGCGCCCTGCAACAACCGCTAAATGCCCTTTACGCCTTTATCAATGAAACCCCCCTCGCCGCCGGCTCCATTGCCCAGGTCCATCGCGCCCGCCTGCACAGTGGCGAGGAGGTGGTCATCAAGGTACGGCGCCCCGATATTGAAGCGATTATCGAGACCGATCTCGACATCCTTGCCGGTCTTGCTGCCATGATCGAGAAACACGACCCGACATTGGCGCATTATGAACTGAGCGGGGTGGTGCGTGAATTGCGCCGGGTGCTGCGCAATGAGATCAACCTGACGCACGAAGGTCAGATCATCAAGCGCTTCGCGACCTACTTCGCCAAGGACCGGACTGTGCGCCTGCCACGGGTCTACGCCGAGCTCACTGCCGAGACCGTCCTGACCCTCGAATATATCGACGGCATCAAAGTTTCGGATCGCGATGCCCTGATCGAAAAGGGGCACAGCCCCAAACAGATCGCCCGTAATGGCGCGGTCTTCTTTCTCAAACAGGTCCTTGATTTTGGCATCTTCCACGGCGACCCCCATCCCGGCAACTTCTTTATCCTCGAAGGCGGGATCATCTGTATGTTCGACTTTGGCATGGTCGGTCATCTCAGCGAAGATGTCCGCGACTATCTGGTCGATCTCCTGCTGGCGGTCCTCGGTCGCGATCCCGACCGGATTGTCAGTCTCCTTTCCTGCTCGGGGGACCTTCCCGATGAAGTCAATCTGCCGAATCTGCGTCATGACCTCGCCTTCTTTATCGACAACTACTACGACATTCCGCTGCACGAAATTAATACCGGCCGGCTGCTGGATGAATTCTTCGGAATTCTCAGCCTCTACCGCATCCGCTTCTCCCCTGACCTGATGCTTTTGGCCAAGGCCCTGGTCACCATCGAAGGGATCGGTCGCAAACTCGATCCCGACTTCAACATGATTGTTCACCTCAAACCCTTCATGGAGAAGATTGTCCGAAAAAAGGTCAGCCCCGCCTATATCGGCAAAGAGGCCTCGCGCGTTCTCATGTCCTTTGCCACCCTGTTCAAGAACCTGCCGCGCGACCTGCAAGCCTTTATCAACCGGCTTAACCATAATCGATTTAAAATCGAACTAGAACATCGAGGCCTTGACCGCCTGATCAACGACCTTGACCGTTCCAGCAACCGCATCTCCTTCAGCCTGCTGATCGCTGCTTTGATAATCGGTTCATCGCTGATCATGCAGACCGAAAAGGGTCCGTTGCTCTTCGGCTTTCCGGCCCTCGGTTTTATCGGCTATTCTATCGCCGGTTTTCTTGGCCTATGGCTCGCGATTGCCATTCTCCGCTCCGGGCGGCTCTAG
- a CDS encoding UDP-3-O-[3-hydroxymyristoyl] N-acetylglucosamine deacetylase encodes MLYQTTLAQSITFDGIGLHSGRAIRMTLRPAEAGRGIVFHRSEGTKTVSIEAISANVVDTRLATVLGKNDLSVSTVEHLLGALRALGIDNLHIDINGPEVPVMDGSAAPFISALQNAGIVQQRRERKYLVIRKPFTVVDGDKSVSVTPSRFYRISCEIDFNHPAIGRQQRTMKIDAESFVKEIAGARTFGFLREVEHLKSIGLCRGGSLENAVVLSEAEVLNPEGLRWVDEFVRHKILDAVGDFSLAGYSLIGHIHAVKPGHDMNHRFIEGLLAAKDCWHLVSATREVERPFCAALPAMAHA; translated from the coding sequence ATGCTTTATCAAACAACTCTGGCACAATCGATCACCTTTGACGGAATCGGCCTTCACTCGGGACGGGCCATTCGTATGACCTTGCGTCCTGCCGAAGCCGGCCGCGGCATTGTCTTTCACCGCAGCGAAGGGACAAAGACCGTCTCGATCGAAGCGATTTCGGCCAATGTCGTCGATACCCGCCTCGCCACCGTCCTCGGCAAGAACGACCTCAGCGTCTCGACCGTCGAACACCTCCTCGGTGCCCTGCGCGCTCTCGGGATCGACAACCTGCATATCGACATCAACGGCCCGGAAGTGCCGGTAATGGACGGCAGCGCCGCCCCCTTTATCAGTGCTCTGCAGAATGCCGGCATTGTGCAGCAACGCCGCGAGCGGAAATATCTCGTTATTCGCAAGCCCTTCACCGTTGTCGATGGCGACAAATCGGTATCGGTCACCCCTTCCCGTTTTTATCGGATCAGCTGCGAAATCGACTTCAATCATCCGGCCATCGGCCGGCAGCAGCGCACCATGAAGATCGATGCAGAGAGCTTTGTCAAAGAGATTGCCGGTGCCCGCACTTTCGGCTTTTTGCGCGAAGTCGAACACCTCAAATCGATCGGCCTGTGCCGCGGTGGTTCCCTGGAGAATGCGGTTGTCCTCTCCGAGGCAGAGGTCCTCAACCCGGAGGGATTGCGCTGGGTCGATGAATTCGTTCGCCACAAGATCCTTGATGCCGTCGGCGACTTCAGCCTTGCCGGCTATTCGCTCATCGGCCACATCCACGCCGTCAAACCCGGTCACGACATGAACCATCGCTTTATCGAGGGGCTTCTCGCCGCGAAAGACTGCTGGCACCTGGTCAGCGCTACCCGCGAAGTCGAGCGCCCTTTCTGCGCAGCGTTGCCGGCCATGGCCCACGCTTGA